From Vibrio fortis, a single genomic window includes:
- the nirD gene encoding nitrite reductase small subunit NirD, whose translation MAFTKVCKIEDIIPGTGVVALLNGEQIAIFRPRATEEVFAINNMDPFFQANVLSRGLICEHQDELWVASPLKKQRFNLATGLCMEDERMSVKSYKARVVKGAVEVAA comes from the coding sequence ATGGCATTTACAAAAGTTTGTAAAATCGAAGACATCATCCCAGGTACTGGTGTTGTTGCACTACTAAACGGCGAGCAGATTGCTATCTTCCGCCCACGTGCAACAGAAGAAGTGTTCGCAATTAATAACATGGACCCATTCTTCCAAGCTAACGTTCTTTCTCGCGGTCTAATCTGTGAGCATCAAGACGAGCTATGGGTTGCAAGCCCGCTTAAGAAGCAACGCTTTAACCTAGCGACTGGCCTTTGCATGGAAGACGAGCGCATGAGCGTGAAATCTTACAAAGCGCG